CGGACCGGCACTCCCGGAAAGGGCTCATCGCCCTCGGGGTGGCGCTCTGGTCCCTGGCCACGGCCGCGGCGGCCTTCGCCACCGGGTTCTGGTCCTTCCTGGCCGCCCGGGCCTGCGTGGGGGTCGGCGAGGCGGCGTACGCCACCCTCGCACCGGCCCTCATGAGCGATCTGTACCCCCCGGAGCGACGGAACCGCGTCCTGACGGTCTTCTACACGGCCATCCCCATCGGGGCCGCCCTGGGGTTCTCCCTCGGAGGGATCCTCGGCGAACACCTCGGGTGGCGCGCCGCCTTCCTGATCGTCGGGCTGCCGGGCGTGGCCGCGGCCGTGACGGCCCTGATGATCCGCGACCCCGGGCTCGGGGCCCAGGACGGGAAACCCTCGGGCCCGCCGCCCTCCTGGAAGAACGCCCTGCACTCCCTGCGCCGGAACCGGGAGTACGTCCTCGCCGTCGCGGGGTACACGGCCATCACCTTCGCCTCCGGCGGCATGGCCGACTGGTTCCCCACCTTCCTCTCGCGCCACCGGGGCATGAGCCACGCCGAGGCCGGGAGCGTTCTGGGGACCGTCACCATCATCGGGGGGCTCCTCGGCACCCTGACGGGGGGCATCCTGGCCGACCGTCTCCGGGGCCGGACCCGCCACCCCTACCTCGCCCTCTCCGCCGTCTCCATGGCGCCGGCCTTCGGGTTCGCCGTGCTGGCCCTGACCCTCCAGGACCGGGCCGCCATCATCGGCTGCATCCTGCTGGCCCAGTTCTTCCTCTGGT
The Acidobacteriota bacterium DNA segment above includes these coding regions:
- a CDS encoding MFS transporter gives rise to the protein MTPQRPSTLPKSHGSAVMPGAVFAVSVLTAMNLLNYLDRYVPSAVKDLFKSDLKLTDAETSLPLSAFVVVYMLASPVFGALADRHSRKGLIALGVALWSLATAAAAFATGFWSFLAARACVGVGEAAYATLAPALMSDLYPPERRNRVLTVFYTAIPIGAALGFSLGGILGEHLGWRAAFLIVGLPGVAAAVTALMIRDPGLGAQDGKPSGPPPSWKNALHSLRRNREYVLAVAGYTAITFASGGMADWFPTFLSRHRGMSHAEAGSVLGTVTIIGGLLGTLTGGILADRLRGRTRHPYLALSAVSMAPAFGFAVLALTLQDRAAIIGCILLAQFFLWFYNGPINTVLLNCVEPAYRARAFSLSILLIHILGDAVSPPIIGAISDLTGSLPLAMWLIPATMGLGTVIWAWAWRKLPA